In a single window of the Streptomyces sp. NBC_00353 genome:
- a CDS encoding ABC transporter ATP-binding protein, with translation MTMPKQEAKPLERDPLSAGDRGAVTPAVGVSDVSVRFRGRNRDVTALRDVSLDVAPGEFVALVGPSGCGKSTLLKLVAGLLKPSTGEVRLGGEQVTGPRHDIGYVFQRAALLEWRSARRNILLQAEIRKMPAARARERVDALIRMTGLDGFEDAYPHELSGGMQQRVALCRALLHEPPVLLMDEPFGALDALTREQMNMELNRIWRETGTTVLLVTHSISEAVYLADRVVVMSPRPGTITEIIEVGLDAEREYGETLGRPEFRDAAAHIRDLLGAASAHD, from the coding sequence ATGACGATGCCCAAGCAGGAGGCGAAGCCCCTGGAGCGGGACCCGCTGTCCGCGGGCGACCGCGGCGCCGTCACTCCGGCCGTCGGGGTGTCGGACGTCTCGGTGCGGTTCCGCGGCAGGAACCGCGACGTCACCGCCCTGCGTGACGTCTCGCTCGATGTGGCGCCGGGCGAGTTCGTGGCCCTGGTCGGTCCGTCCGGATGCGGCAAGTCGACCCTGCTCAAGCTGGTCGCGGGACTGCTGAAGCCGTCCACGGGCGAGGTCCGGCTCGGTGGTGAACAGGTCACGGGCCCACGGCACGACATCGGTTACGTCTTCCAGCGCGCCGCTCTCCTCGAGTGGCGTTCCGCGCGCCGCAACATCCTGCTCCAGGCGGAGATCCGGAAGATGCCCGCGGCCCGGGCGCGCGAACGGGTCGACGCACTGATCCGGATGACCGGGCTGGACGGCTTCGAGGACGCGTATCCACACGAGTTGTCCGGTGGCATGCAGCAACGGGTGGCGCTGTGCCGGGCCTTGCTGCACGAACCGCCGGTCCTGCTGATGGACGAGCCGTTCGGCGCGCTCGACGCCCTCACCCGCGAGCAGATGAACATGGAGCTCAACCGCATCTGGCGGGAGACCGGCACCACCGTGCTGCTGGTCACCCACTCGATATCGGAGGCGGTCTATCTGGCCGACCGGGTGGTGGTGATGAGCCCACGGCCGGGCACCATCACCGAGATCATCGAGGTGGGACTGGACGCGGAACGGGAGTACGGCGAGACGCTCGGCCGCCCGGAGTTCCGGGACGCGGCCGCCCACATCCGCGATCTGCTCGGGGCGGCGTCCGCGCACGACTGA
- a CDS encoding ABC transporter substrate-binding protein, translated as MHPRRLLIGVVPLVLLATACGGNDASTTTGESGKKLDKVTLTLNWYPYGEHAPFYYGKQQKIFEKHGIDLTIQAGQGSQKTVQATAAGQTDFGWADTPALLAAVDQGVRVKSLGVFLQTTPASVQSFDAKGIGSPADLKGKTIAGTAGDALSKTFPIFLKKNNIDESDVKVQNTDPAGKIAAVISGKTDGLLGYASDQGPTMQDKAKKPVSYLRFSENGLNFYSNGLLAGQKLLASKPELAGRMAQAVSEAWAAAEKAPGPAVAAMDGASEQLPPKNVLAEQFKTTLTLLHTSSTEGKAPGVNNEADWQQTIDVFAEAGMVAEPKAVGEYWDAKTALKG; from the coding sequence GGGGAAGAAGCTGGACAAGGTCACGCTGACGCTCAACTGGTATCCGTACGGCGAACACGCGCCGTTCTACTACGGCAAGCAGCAGAAGATCTTCGAGAAGCACGGCATCGATCTGACGATTCAGGCGGGCCAGGGCTCGCAGAAGACGGTGCAGGCGACCGCCGCGGGGCAGACCGACTTCGGCTGGGCCGACACCCCGGCGCTGCTGGCCGCGGTCGACCAAGGGGTACGGGTCAAGAGCCTCGGCGTTTTCCTTCAGACCACTCCCGCATCCGTGCAGTCCTTCGACGCCAAGGGCATCGGGTCACCCGCCGATCTCAAGGGGAAGACGATCGCCGGGACGGCCGGGGACGCGCTCTCCAAGACGTTCCCGATCTTCCTCAAGAAGAACAACATCGACGAGTCGGACGTGAAGGTCCAGAACACCGACCCGGCGGGCAAGATCGCCGCGGTGATCTCGGGGAAGACCGACGGACTGCTCGGATACGCCAGTGACCAGGGCCCGACCATGCAGGACAAGGCCAAGAAGCCCGTCTCCTACCTCCGCTTCTCCGAGAACGGGCTGAACTTCTACTCCAACGGCCTGCTCGCCGGGCAGAAGCTTCTCGCCTCGAAGCCCGAGCTCGCGGGGCGCATGGCGCAGGCGGTCAGCGAGGCGTGGGCCGCCGCGGAGAAGGCGCCCGGTCCCGCGGTTGCGGCGATGGACGGAGCGTCGGAGCAGCTGCCGCCGAAGAACGTGCTGGCGGAGCAGTTCAAGACGACGCTCACGCTGCTGCACACCTCGTCGACCGAGGGCAAGGCACCCGGGGTCAACAACGAGGCGGACTGGCAGCAGACCATCGATGTCTTCGCCGAAGCCGGCATGGTCGCCGAGCCGAAGGCCGTCGGGGAGTACTGGGACGCGAAGACAGCGCTGAAGGGATGA